The DNA region TTGCCCAGGACGAGGCTGACGGCATCGTCCCGGGCCGCCACTGGGTCATCGAGGATCTCAGCGAACGCCTCATCCAGGCGGGGTGCGATGGCGTCCCGGACGATGGTGATCGCCTCTCGGAGCGGGCTGCGCCAGGCCTGCGACCAGCCCGGGTGCGCGCCGCTGCTGCAGCCGCAGTTCCCTCGCCAGCGTTCGATGCCGTGGGGGCAGCTCCAGGACGTCTCCTCCCGGATGATGACCTCATGCGTCGGGGGGTGGGCGGCCAGGTAGGCGCCATAGACCGTGAGGCTGACGTTCCGGTGCGATTCGAGCGACCGGAGGCAGTAAGCGAGCGCCATATCCCCGAATTTGCGGTGGTGGCCGTAAGTCTCTCCATCGGTCGCGATATGCACAAGTTCTGAGCGTTCTCCCCCGGGCGAGAACGCCTCGACCAGCCTTTCGGCAAACCGCTCCCCGTTTGAGAGAAGGTCACCGAACGCGACTTCCTGTGAGATCCCGGCGTTGTAGAAGAAGACTGCAATCCTCCGGCCCGAGGGGAGGCGGCAAACATATGGCATCGTCGTATCCAGGCTGTCACCAGTGACCTCTGTCCAGGTTGCCGTACCTATCTCCCGCACCCTCGCCGCCTGGTGGGGGGCAAGGATGGTGAAGAGGATCCCGGCCTCCGCCATCAGGTCGAGCGACTCGAGATCGACCGCGGTCTCCGGAAGCCACATACCCTCGGGCATCCGGCCGAACCTTGCCGCAAAGTCGCGGACGCCCCAGACGACCTGTTTCCGCTTGTCACGCCGCACAGCAAGCGGCATGATGATGTGGTTGTAGCAGCATGCAATCGCCGACCCATGGCCGGCGTAGCGCTCCTGGCTCTCATGGTCGGCTGCAAGGATTGCCTGGTAGACCTCCGGGCGGTGGCGGGCGAGCCAGGACAAGAGCGTCGGTGCGGCCGTGAAACTGATCCGCGCGTAGTTGTTAACGATATCCTCGATCAGCCCGTCGGCATCCAGTATGCGTGCGGCGGTGTTTGGGGCGTAACACTCCACGGTCACCCGCTCGTTCCAGTCATGGTGGGGGGCAGCGGAGCGCTGCATGCCGACCTCCCCGAGCCAGGGGTTCTCCCGCGAAGGCTGGTAGAAATGGCCGTGGATGCAGACTGCACGCTCCTTCATCCGGTTTACGCCCCCTCGGGGGTGAAGATGACGACCGCAAGAGGGGGCAGCGTGAGCGGGAGCGACCACGCCCGGCCGTGCGCCGGAACCTGTTCCGCTTCCACCCCGCCCAGGTTCCCCACACCGCTCCCGCCGTACTCAACCGCATCGCTGTTGAGCACCTCTCGCCAGAACCCGCCGAAGGGGACGCCTATACGGTAGCCGTAACGTGGTACCGGCGTGAAGTTGCAGGCGACAAGGACGATATCATCGACCGACCGACCGCGCCGCAGGTAACTTATGATGCTCTTCTCGGCGTCCGAGAAGTCAACCCACTCAAACCCTGAAGGCTTGGCATCGCACTCGTGGAGAGCGGTTTTGCGGCGGTACAGGCGGTTTAAGTCGGTGACCCAGCGGAGGATCCCCCGGTGCGGGGCATACTGGAGGAGGTGCCATTCAAGCCCGGTCTCGTGGTTCCACTCCGACCACTGCCCGAACTCCCCGCCCATGAAGAGGAGTTTCTTTCCCGGGTGCGTGAACATATACCCGAAGAGGAGACGGAGGTTTGCCCTTTTCTGCCACTCATCACCGGGCATCTTTCCGATGAGCGCGCTCTTCTCGTGGACGACCTCGTCGTGCGAGAGGGGGAGGATGTAGCGTTCTGAGAAGGCGTAGGATATGCTGAACGTCAGGATGTCGTGCCGGTACTTCCGATAGATCGGGTCGAGCGCGAAGTAGTCGAGCGTGTCATGCATCCAGCCCATGTTCCATTTCAGGTCAAACCCTAACCCTCCTGTGGCACCCGGCGCGGTCACCCCTGCCCAGGCGGTAGCCTCCTCGGCTATGGCGAGCGTATCAGGATAGTTTGCATGGACGGTGTCGTTCAACTTCCGGAGGAACCCTATCGCGTCCAGGTTCTCTCGCCCCCCGTAGATGTTTGGAGTCCACTCACCGGGACGACGGGCGTAGTCAAGGTAGAGCATCGAGGAGACCGCGTCCACCCTTATACCATCGGCGTGGTAGCGGTCGAGCCAGAACACGGCGCTGCTGATAAGAAACGATCGAACCTCGTTTCGCCCCAGGTTAAAGACGTAACTCTTCCACTCCGGGTGGTAGCGCTGGCCTGGCTGCTCATGCTCGTAGAGATGGGTGCCGTCGAAGTAGGAGAGGCCGTATCCGTCGGAGGGGAAGTGGGACGGCACCCAGTCCAGGATCACCCCGATCCCGCGCTTGTGCAGGTAGTCGACGAGATGCATGAAGTCCTGCGGGGTGCCGTACCTGCTCGTCGGGGCGAAGTAACCGAGAGTCTGGTAACCCCAGGAGGCGTAAAGCGGGTGCTCCATGATCGGGAGGAACTCGACATGTGTAAACCCTGTATCGAGGAGGTAACTTGCGAGTTCTACTGCGAGTTCCTGGTAACTCATGCACCGTCCCTTTCCATCATCCGGCAGCCGCCACGACCCGGCGTGGACCTCATAGGTTGAGATCGGAGCGGCGGGGTTGTTAAACTCTTCCCGACGCCGCATCCACGCCCGGTCATGCCAGGAGTAGGAGGTATCCCAGACGATTGAGGCGGTCTTCGGCGGAACCTCCCAGTAGCAGGCGAACGGGTCGCCTTTCTCCACCGAGTAGTTGTTGTAGCGGCTCCTGATGTAGTACTTGTAGAGATCCCCATGACCGACACCCGGGATAAACCCCTCCCAGATGCCTGACCCGTCGCTCCGTGCCCTTAGCGGGTTTTTCCCGGCCACCCAGCCGTTGAAGTCACCTATGACCGAGACCTCCACGGCGTTTGGCGCCCAGACCGCAAAGAATGTTCCTTTAACGCCGCTGGAGATGGCGATGTGCGACCCCAGTTTTTCGTAGAGGCGTGTGTGTGTCCCCTGCCGAAAGAGGTAGACATCGTAATCGGTTATGAGACTCCCCGTCTTTGTGATATCGTCCAATCTCTGCTGCACGCTCTTCATCCCTCCCCGCCGCCGCTGTCGCGGCCTGCTGCAATAACCTTCCGGTAGACCTCAAGCATCCGGTCAGTGACGACACTCCACCGGAACCTCTCCATAACCTTCCGTCGCCCCGCCTGCCCGAGTCGCTGCATGTGTGCGGGGTCATTGATGAGGAGGCACACCCCCCAGGCTATCGATTCCGGACGGACGGGGACCTTGATACCGTCCTTGAAGTTCTCTATGTTCTCGGCGAGCCCCCCGACGTCTGTCGCGACGACGCAACGCTCAGCGCTCCAGGCTTCTGTAAGGACGAGTCCAAAGGGCTCGTTTCTGCTTGGTATGACTACAAGGTCGCAGGCGTTCAGGATCTGGAGGTGCTCTTCGTCGGCGACGTAGCCCAGGAACTGGACAGGAAGACCGGTTGCCATCTTCTCCAGGCTCTCGCGCATATCCCCGGTGCCTGCGAAGAGGAACTGGACGTCCCAACGTCTGGCAAGGATCGTGGGTATGGCCTGAACCAGGAGGTCGGGCCCCTTCTGGTAGGTGAGGCGGCCGACAAAGAGGAGAACGGGTGCAAGGGGATGGATGCCGTAACGTTTCTTCACCGCCCCGGGGTCGACCTGGATGCGGTATGCGTCGGGGTCGATCCCGTTCGGGATGACGGTGACTTTCCATTCCGGGACGCCATAAAGCCACATCACCTCGGTCTTTGTTGAGTTTGATACCGTTGTGACCGCTTTTGCGATGTAGCCGCCATACCATTCTTTGCCTGATATCTCCTGAAACTCCCACCAGCCACCGAAGTTTCCGCCGTTTCGGCCGTACTCGGTCGAGTGGTAGGAGAGAATGGTGTTGCGGTCGCGCAGGATGTGCATCGCCTCAACCATGTGCCAGTCGTGGAAGTGGAGGATGTCAAACGGCGGTGTGTCGTGAGCCCGAAAGGCGTTGAGAAGCATGTTGCTCATAGTTCTGCAGTAGTCGACGATGTTGTCGCCGTAGGGCAGGCAGTAATGGTAGTGGACACCGTTGATGTCTGCATCCTCCTCCTCGCCCCGTGTGAAGAAGTGAACCTCGTGCCCCCCTGCCGCCAGGTGCTCTGCAAGGTGGGTTGCCGCCGGTGCAAGCCCGCCAACCTTGAACCTGGAGTGGAGAGATTCCCAGCAGAAGAATGCTATCTTATACGTTTCCATAGACTGTCTATCCTCTTCTGGATCGTTGACCGGAGTTCGTTGCGGTCGGATATGCCCGAGATACTCTTTGCCAGGGTTGTATCGCCGATGACTAACTCGATCCAGCGCGTGAAATCCCCGCGATCCAGATGGTGGCTGATGACATCGTCGGAGGCAAACTCCAGGATGTTTACGAACTCCTGCAGACTGTGAGCAGCGTAACCTGCTGGCCGGTCTTGCGAGGAGAAGTGGAAAGCCTTCTCCGGCGGGACGCAACGGAGCGAGATGACCGCCCGGGGTGAGCGGCTGGCGGGAGTTGACCTCTCCTCCAGGTCAGAGAGGACGCGCATGAAGGAGGCGAAATGGTCGTGGACAGTCTGCTGGCTGGTGGGATGAGACTGTTTTCCGCAGGAGGTCGATCGCATCGCCATCCTGCGCAGGTGTTCGGTGTCAAGGAGGCGGCGCCATACCTGTTTGTCCGCAACAAGGGCTCCAGCATCCTCGAGCGCATGAAGGGCGGACTGCTGGATGATGGTTAGCTGCTGGTTATCGGCGTTGACCGCCTCCCCGATCTCTGAGTGTGGCGAGAACCTGGTGACGGCATCTGA from Methanoculleus receptaculi includes:
- the glgB gene encoding 1,4-alpha-glucan branching protein GlgB; the protein is MQQRLDDITKTGSLITDYDVYLFRQGTHTRLYEKLGSHIAISSGVKGTFFAVWAPNAVEVSVIGDFNGWVAGKNPLRARSDGSGIWEGFIPGVGHGDLYKYYIRSRYNNYSVEKGDPFACYWEVPPKTASIVWDTSYSWHDRAWMRRREEFNNPAAPISTYEVHAGSWRLPDDGKGRCMSYQELAVELASYLLDTGFTHVEFLPIMEHPLYASWGYQTLGYFAPTSRYGTPQDFMHLVDYLHKRGIGVILDWVPSHFPSDGYGLSYFDGTHLYEHEQPGQRYHPEWKSYVFNLGRNEVRSFLISSAVFWLDRYHADGIRVDAVSSMLYLDYARRPGEWTPNIYGGRENLDAIGFLRKLNDTVHANYPDTLAIAEEATAWAGVTAPGATGGLGFDLKWNMGWMHDTLDYFALDPIYRKYRHDILTFSISYAFSERYILPLSHDEVVHEKSALIGKMPGDEWQKRANLRLLFGYMFTHPGKKLLFMGGEFGQWSEWNHETGLEWHLLQYAPHRGILRWVTDLNRLYRRKTALHECDAKPSGFEWVDFSDAEKSIISYLRRGRSVDDIVLVACNFTPVPRYGYRIGVPFGGFWREVLNSDAVEYGGSGVGNLGGVEAEQVPAHGRAWSLPLTLPPLAVVIFTPEGA
- a CDS encoding glycosyltransferase family 4 protein, coding for METYKIAFFCWESLHSRFKVGGLAPAATHLAEHLAAGGHEVHFFTRGEEEDADINGVHYHYCLPYGDNIVDYCRTMSNMLLNAFRAHDTPPFDILHFHDWHMVEAMHILRDRNTILSYHSTEYGRNGGNFGGWWEFQEISGKEWYGGYIAKAVTTVSNSTKTEVMWLYGVPEWKVTVIPNGIDPDAYRIQVDPGAVKKRYGIHPLAPVLLFVGRLTYQKGPDLLVQAIPTILARRWDVQFLFAGTGDMRESLEKMATGLPVQFLGYVADEEHLQILNACDLVVIPSRNEPFGLVLTEAWSAERCVVATDVGGLAENIENFKDGIKVPVRPESIAWGVCLLINDPAHMQRLGQAGRRKVMERFRWSVVTDRMLEVYRKVIAAGRDSGGGEG